GGGTCCAGGCCCTGGAGGGCGCCGACGGGCTGGCGGTCGTAGCGGAACTCCCCGTCGTAGTCGTCCTCCAGGATCAGGCCGCCGGTGCGGCGGGCCCACTCGACCACCGCGGTGCGGCGGGCCCGGTGGAGGGGGACGCCCATCGGGAACTGGTGGGCGGGGGTGAGCAGGACCGCGCCCGCGTCGCCGAGGTCGGCCGGGTTCGTGCCGCGGTCGTCGAAGGGGGTCGGCGGGGTGCGCAGGCCGGCTCCGACCAGCTGGTTCCAGTGCGCGTCGAGGCCGTACGACTCGACCGCGGCCGTGCGGACGCCGCGGGCCCGCAGGACCGTGCCCAGCAGGCGCAGGCCGTGCGCGATGCCCGAGCACACCAGGACGCGGTCGGGGTCGGTGCGGACGCCGCGGGCGCGGGCGAGGTAGTCGGCGAGGGCGGTGCGCAGTTCGACGCGGCCGCGCGGGTCGCCGTAGCCGAAGGCGTGGTTAGGGGCCGCGAGGAGGGCGCGGCGGGCCGCCTTGAGCCACTCAGCGCGGGGGAAGGCGGCCAGATCGGGGGCGCCGGGGCGGAAGTCGTGGGCGGGGCGGTGGGGCGCCCGGGGGCCGGGGCCGCCCGCGGCGGAGGAGGGGGCCGTGACCGTGCGCTCCGCCACCCTCGTGCCCGAGCCCTGCCGGGCGGTGAGCCAGCCCTCGGCGACCAGGTCGGCGTAGGCGTCGGCGACCGTGTTGCGGGCGATGCCGAGGTCGGCGGCGAGGGTGCGGGACGAGGGCAGCCGGGTGCCCGGGGCCAGGCGGCCGGTACGGACCGCCTCGCGCAGGGCGTCGGTCAGGCCGCGGCGCAGGTGTGGACCGGCGGGTTCAAGGTGGAGGTCGACGCCCAAAGTGGCCCATGATTTCGCCATGGGAATGGACCATACCGGTGGGCTGCCTCGAATCTAGGGTCGAGGACATGACGACGCACACCGACGACAGGACCCACACCGATCACGGAACCGACATCGTGGGCTACGCCCCCGCGCACACCCCGCGGCTGGCCTGGGCCGAGCAGGCTCCCGAGGTCTTCAAGGCGATGGTCCGGCTCGACGCGGCCGCTCGGAAGGGCCTCGACCCGAAGCTGCTGGAGCTGGTGAAGGTCCGTGCCTCGCAGATCAACCGCTGCGCGCTCTGTGTCGACATGCACAGCAAGGACGCCCTCGCGGCGGGTGAGAGCGTCGAGCGGATCGTGCAGCTGAGCGCGTGGGAGGAGTCGGAGCACTTCTACACGGAGCGGGAGCTGGCGGCGCTGGCGCTGACGGAGGCGGTGACCGTGCTCACCGACGGGTTCGTGCCGGACGCGGTGTACGAGCGGGCGGCGGCGCACTTCGAGGAGGCCGAGCTGGCGCAGTTGATCGCCGCGATCACGGTGATCAACGCGTGGAACCGGTTCGGGGTGACCTGCCGGCTGGTTCCCGGGCACTACCAGCCGGGGCACAAGTGACGGCGCGTACGCGGCTGTTGGACAAGCCGGTCGCGCAGGCCATGTCCACGCTGAGCGCCGCGGCGAAGCGAGGGCTCGGGGATCCCGCGCTCGCGGAGCTCGTGGTGATCCGGGCCTCGCAGCTCAACCACTGCGCGTTCTGTCTCGACATGCATCTGTCGATCGCCCGTGAACACGGGGTGCCGGAGAAGCAGTTGGATCTGCTGGCCGCCTGGGAGGAGGCCGACGGCGTCTACGACGAGCGGGAGCGGGCCGCGCTCGCGCTGACGGAGGCGATGACCGTCCTGACGGACGGTTTCGTGCCGGACGAGGTGTACGCGACGGCGGCCAAGCACTTCGACGAGACACGGCTCGCCCATCTGGTCGGTCTGATCGTCGCCATCAACAACTGGAACCGGGTGATGGTGAGCCGCCGTATCCCGCCGGGGGGTTACACAGTATGAGCGTCGGAGGGTCACCCGCCATGAGCAAGGTCGAGATCTTCCAGCGGCTCCATCGGCGCCGGGCCGTGGACGACCCGCTCGTCCTGCCGGGGCCCTGGGACGCGGCCAGCGCCCGGGTGTTCGTCGAGGCCGGTTACCCGGCGCTCGCGACGCCCAGCGCGGGGGTCGCCGCCTCGTTGGGCTACGAGGACGGGGAGACGCCGGCCGACGAGATGTTCGCGGCGGTGGCGCGGATCACCCGGTCCGTGGACGTGCCCGTGTCCGCGGACGTCGAGGGCGGGTACGGGCTGGCTCCCAAGGAGCTGGTGGAGCGGCTGCTGGAGGCGGGTGCCGTGGGCTGCAACCTTGAGGACTCCAACGGGGGTGTCCTCAAGGACCCGCACCAGCACGCCGAATGGCTCGCCGAGGTGCGGTACGCGGCCGGGGACGAGCTCTTCGTCAACGCGCGCATCGACACCTTCCTGCGCGGGGTCGACGATCCCGAACAGGCCATCGAGCGGGCCGCGTTGTACACCGCCGCGGGCGCCGACTGCGTGTATCCGATCGGCGCCCCGGCGGACGTACTGCCCCTGCTGCGGTCCGGGATCCACGGGCCGGTGAACGTGTTCGCGAAGGTCGGCGCGGGCCCCTCGCCCGCCGAGCTGGGCGAACTCGGGGCCACCCGCATCACGTTCGGGCCGGGCCTTCAGCGACGGGTGGGCGCGATCCTCCACGACTTGATGGAGGAGATGCGCTGACGGCCCGCCGCCTCGTCACTGTCAGAAGCGGACCTCCGGCGTGCGGTAGACCTTGCCGTTGCTCATC
This DNA window, taken from Streptomyces sp. NBC_00663, encodes the following:
- the pdxR gene encoding MocR-like pyridoxine biosynthesis transcription factor PdxR, producing the protein MAKSWATLGVDLHLEPAGPHLRRGLTDALREAVRTGRLAPGTRLPSSRTLAADLGIARNTVADAYADLVAEGWLTARQGSGTRVAERTVTAPSSAAGGPGPRAPHRPAHDFRPGAPDLAAFPRAEWLKAARRALLAAPNHAFGYGDPRGRVELRTALADYLARARGVRTDPDRVLVCSGIAHGLRLLGTVLRARGVRTAAVESYGLDAHWNQLVGAGLRTPPTPFDDRGTNPADLGDAGAVLLTPAHQFPMGVPLHRARRTAVVEWARRTGGLILEDDYDGEFRYDRQPVGALQGLDPDHVVYLGTASKSLAPGLRLAWMALPPSLAAETAAAKGKVDTSSALDQLTLAEFITSGAYDRHVRAARLRYRRRRDALLTALAAQAPDVHITGIAAGLHAVLRLPPGTEHSVVQSASWQGVALHGLSYFRHPEAAPDGLDALVVGYGTPPDSGWTGALEALCRAMP
- a CDS encoding carboxymuconolactone decarboxylase family protein, producing MTTHTDDRTHTDHGTDIVGYAPAHTPRLAWAEQAPEVFKAMVRLDAAARKGLDPKLLELVKVRASQINRCALCVDMHSKDALAAGESVERIVQLSAWEESEHFYTERELAALALTEAVTVLTDGFVPDAVYERAAAHFEEAELAQLIAAITVINAWNRFGVTCRLVPGHYQPGHK
- a CDS encoding carboxymuconolactone decarboxylase family protein encodes the protein MTARTRLLDKPVAQAMSTLSAAAKRGLGDPALAELVVIRASQLNHCAFCLDMHLSIAREHGVPEKQLDLLAAWEEADGVYDERERAALALTEAMTVLTDGFVPDEVYATAAKHFDETRLAHLVGLIVAINNWNRVMVSRRIPPGGYTV
- a CDS encoding isocitrate lyase/PEP mutase family protein, translated to MSKVEIFQRLHRRRAVDDPLVLPGPWDAASARVFVEAGYPALATPSAGVAASLGYEDGETPADEMFAAVARITRSVDVPVSADVEGGYGLAPKELVERLLEAGAVGCNLEDSNGGVLKDPHQHAEWLAEVRYAAGDELFVNARIDTFLRGVDDPEQAIERAALYTAAGADCVYPIGAPADVLPLLRSGIHGPVNVFAKVGAGPSPAELGELGATRITFGPGLQRRVGAILHDLMEEMR